One genomic region from Streptomyces sp. Li-HN-5-11 encodes:
- a CDS encoding glycoside hydrolase family 15 protein, with protein sequence MSQPNSKPARTNRPTGPSRTRANLQISFSPGAVDLPALVPIMYTFMFRNIASDGFVFSDPQSPGDISRNSKPGCVIAAPSFPADTPGIDEDYVFNWVRDGAITAMEVAKADMPTRPGGTVQTLNDYVQFAALCQSGIQPPLTKGHACFNIAGDPRPWTEQNDGPALQTITILAAYDQLDPGTQKQAVDLVNSNVAYLLGVYQGTTTNLWEEHSGYSFFARSAQLRCFEEIQASAIVGIDKPTGLRPAVKWLRQALADHWDGSKYVSLLADPGDGAQPSPQNPVVSGYDPNIDIVQAAVYGAVAVTDTKLLATAAQLRSQWEEGGIAFYPINKTDKEAFGIGPLFGRYPGDVYDGDTAHPVLGGHPWALSTCNVAELHYRLAAEIKSSGKVPVDDLSAPFFAQSGVDASTTPAAAAAALAATGDAMVQAVIYHSDNLELSEQFDGTTGFERSVHNLTWSYAAYLSAMRARAEAV encoded by the coding sequence ATGTCCCAGCCCAACAGCAAGCCTGCCCGCACGAACCGGCCGACCGGTCCTTCCCGGACGCGGGCGAACCTCCAGATCTCCTTTTCTCCGGGAGCGGTGGATCTGCCGGCGCTCGTGCCGATCATGTACACCTTCATGTTCCGGAACATCGCCAGTGACGGCTTCGTCTTCAGCGATCCGCAGTCGCCGGGCGACATTTCCCGGAACTCGAAGCCGGGCTGCGTCATCGCCGCTCCGTCCTTCCCGGCCGACACCCCCGGCATCGACGAGGACTACGTCTTCAACTGGGTGCGCGACGGGGCCATCACGGCCATGGAGGTGGCCAAGGCCGACATGCCCACCCGCCCGGGCGGGACGGTGCAGACGCTCAACGACTACGTGCAGTTCGCCGCCCTGTGCCAGTCCGGCATCCAGCCGCCGTTGACCAAGGGTCACGCCTGCTTCAACATCGCCGGCGACCCCCGCCCGTGGACCGAGCAGAACGACGGTCCGGCCCTGCAGACGATCACTATCCTGGCCGCCTACGACCAGCTGGATCCCGGCACCCAGAAGCAGGCGGTCGACCTGGTCAACTCGAACGTGGCCTACCTCCTCGGCGTCTACCAGGGCACCACCACGAACCTGTGGGAGGAGCACAGCGGGTACAGCTTCTTCGCCCGCTCCGCCCAGCTGCGCTGCTTCGAGGAGATCCAGGCATCGGCCATCGTCGGCATCGACAAGCCGACCGGACTGCGGCCCGCCGTCAAGTGGCTGCGCCAGGCCCTCGCAGACCACTGGGACGGCAGCAAGTACGTGAGCCTGCTGGCCGACCCCGGTGACGGGGCCCAGCCGTCGCCGCAGAATCCGGTCGTCAGCGGTTACGACCCGAACATCGACATCGTCCAGGCGGCCGTCTACGGCGCCGTTGCCGTCACCGACACCAAGCTGCTGGCCACAGCGGCCCAACTGCGCTCGCAGTGGGAGGAGGGCGGCATCGCCTTCTACCCGATCAACAAGACCGACAAGGAAGCGTTCGGTATCGGGCCGCTGTTCGGCCGCTACCCGGGCGACGTCTACGACGGTGACACCGCGCACCCGGTGCTCGGCGGACACCCCTGGGCCCTCTCCACGTGCAACGTCGCCGAGCTGCACTACAGGCTGGCCGCCGAGATCAAGTCGAGCGGCAAGGTGCCCGTCGACGACCTGTCCGCGCCCTTCTTCGCCCAGTCCGGCGTCGACGCGTCGACGACCCCGGCGGCTGCTGCCGCCGCCTTGGCGGCGACCGGTGACGCCATGGTGCAGGCCGTCATCTACCACAGTGACAACCTGGAGCTCTCCGAGCAGTTCGACGGCACCACCGGCTTCGAACGCAGTGTGCACAACCTGACGTGGAGCTACGCCGCCTACCTGTCCGCCATGCGGGCCCGGGCCGAGGCCGTGTGA